A single genomic interval of Corvus cornix cornix isolate S_Up_H32 chromosome 1, ASM73873v5, whole genome shotgun sequence harbors:
- the AP1S2 gene encoding AP-1 complex subunit sigma-2 isoform X4, producing MQFMLLFSRQGKLRLQKWYVPLSDKEKKKITRELVQTVLARKPKMCSFLEWRDLKIVYKRYASLYFCCAIEDQDNELITLEIIHRYVELLDKYFGSVCELDIIFNFEKAYFILDEFLLGGEVQETSKKNVLKAIEQADLLQEPRHEYFNVPVY from the exons ATGCAGTTTATGTTGCTTTTTAGTCGCCAGGGGAAACTGAGACTCCAGAAGTGGTATGTCCCATTAtctgacaaagaaaagaagaaaatcacaaGGGAACTTGTTCAAACAGTATTAGCCCGCAAACCGAAAATGTGCAGCTTCCTGGAATGGAGAGACCTGAAGATTGTCTACAAAAG ATATGCAAGCctgtatttctgctgtgctATTGAAGATCAGGACAATGAACTAATAACTCTGGAAATAATTCATCGCTATGTAGAACTTCTTGACAAGTATTTTGGCAGT GTATGTGAACTTGATATCATCTTCAATTTTGAAAAAGCCTATTTCATTCTGGATGAGTTCCTTTTAGGAGGGGAAGTTCAGGAGACTTCCAAGAAAAATGTCCTTAAAGCCATCGAACAAGCAGATCTTTTACAGGAG
- the AP1S2 gene encoding AP-1 complex subunit sigma-2 isoform X2: MQFMLLFSRQGKLRLQKWYVPLSDKEKKKITRELVQTVLARKPKMCSFLEWRDLKIVYKRYASLYFCCAIEDQDNELITLEIIHRYVELLDKYFGSVCELDIIFNFEKAYFILDEFLLGGEVQETSKKNVLKAIEQADLLQEEAETPRSVLEEIGLT; encoded by the exons ATGCAGTTTATGTTGCTTTTTAGTCGCCAGGGGAAACTGAGACTCCAGAAGTGGTATGTCCCATTAtctgacaaagaaaagaagaaaatcacaaGGGAACTTGTTCAAACAGTATTAGCCCGCAAACCGAAAATGTGCAGCTTCCTGGAATGGAGAGACCTGAAGATTGTCTACAAAAG ATATGCAAGCctgtatttctgctgtgctATTGAAGATCAGGACAATGAACTAATAACTCTGGAAATAATTCATCGCTATGTAGAACTTCTTGACAAGTATTTTGGCAGT GTATGTGAACTTGATATCATCTTCAATTTTGAAAAAGCCTATTTCATTCTGGATGAGTTCCTTTTAGGAGGGGAAGTTCAGGAGACTTCCAAGAAAAATGTCCTTAAAGCCATCGAACAAGCAGATCTTTTACAGGAG
- the AP1S2 gene encoding AP-1 complex subunit sigma-2 isoform X5 — protein sequence MQFMLLFSRQGKLRLQKWYVPLSDKEKKKITRELVQTVLARKPKMCSFLEWRDLKIVYKRYASLYFCCAIEDQDNELITLEIIHRYVELLDKYFGSVCELDIIFNFEKAYFILDEFLLGGEVQETSKKNVLKAIEQADLLQEKLDSLL from the exons ATGCAGTTTATGTTGCTTTTTAGTCGCCAGGGGAAACTGAGACTCCAGAAGTGGTATGTCCCATTAtctgacaaagaaaagaagaaaatcacaaGGGAACTTGTTCAAACAGTATTAGCCCGCAAACCGAAAATGTGCAGCTTCCTGGAATGGAGAGACCTGAAGATTGTCTACAAAAG ATATGCAAGCctgtatttctgctgtgctATTGAAGATCAGGACAATGAACTAATAACTCTGGAAATAATTCATCGCTATGTAGAACTTCTTGACAAGTATTTTGGCAGT GTATGTGAACTTGATATCATCTTCAATTTTGAAAAAGCCTATTTCATTCTGGATGAGTTCCTTTTAGGAGGGGAAGTTCAGGAGACTTCCAAGAAAAATGTCCTTAAAGCCATCGAACAAGCAGATCTTTTACAGGAG AAGCTAGACTCTCTTCTTTGA
- the AP1S2 gene encoding AP-1 complex subunit sigma-2 isoform X3, which yields MQFMLLFSRQGKLRLQKWYVPLSDKEKKKITRELVQTVLARKPKMCSFLEWRDLKIVYKRYASLYFCCAIEDQDNELITLEIIHRYVELLDKYFGSVCELDIIFNFEKAYFILDEFLLGGEVQETSKKNVLKAIEQADLLQESQNEDWGGLSEDIL from the exons ATGCAGTTTATGTTGCTTTTTAGTCGCCAGGGGAAACTGAGACTCCAGAAGTGGTATGTCCCATTAtctgacaaagaaaagaagaaaatcacaaGGGAACTTGTTCAAACAGTATTAGCCCGCAAACCGAAAATGTGCAGCTTCCTGGAATGGAGAGACCTGAAGATTGTCTACAAAAG ATATGCAAGCctgtatttctgctgtgctATTGAAGATCAGGACAATGAACTAATAACTCTGGAAATAATTCATCGCTATGTAGAACTTCTTGACAAGTATTTTGGCAGT GTATGTGAACTTGATATCATCTTCAATTTTGAAAAAGCCTATTTCATTCTGGATGAGTTCCTTTTAGGAGGGGAAGTTCAGGAGACTTCCAAGAAAAATGTCCTTAAAGCCATCGAACAAGCAGATCTTTTACAGGAG